A DNA window from Novosphingobium sp. RL4 contains the following coding sequences:
- the phoU gene encoding phosphate signaling complex protein PhoU, protein MVDHTVKAFDSEIGQLRGLVAEMGGLAEVAIRDAIVALTQHDEELAAQVVAADARLDALEAEVDRLAVRTIALRAPMADDLRDVIAALKISGVIERIGDYAKNIAKRVNALENRGKIEPLELVPMMAEIAEGMVRDVLNAYGSRDAALAQEVIRRDEKLDQFYNTLFRSLLTHMMENPATISSAAQLLFIARNLERIGDHATNVAEMVYYAATGEYHAERDSQTDDTRDLP, encoded by the coding sequence ATGGTCGATCATACAGTCAAGGCCTTCGACAGCGAGATCGGGCAGCTTCGCGGCCTCGTCGCCGAAATGGGCGGGCTCGCCGAAGTCGCGATCCGCGACGCCATCGTCGCGCTCACGCAGCATGACGAGGAACTCGCCGCGCAAGTCGTCGCGGCCGATGCGCGCCTCGATGCGCTGGAAGCCGAAGTGGACCGGCTCGCCGTCCGCACGATCGCGCTGCGCGCGCCCATGGCCGACGATCTGCGCGACGTGATCGCCGCGCTGAAGATCTCCGGCGTGATCGAGCGCATCGGCGACTATGCGAAGAACATCGCCAAGCGCGTGAATGCGCTGGAAAACCGGGGCAAGATCGAGCCGCTCGAACTCGTGCCGATGATGGCCGAGATCGCCGAGGGCATGGTCCGCGACGTGCTCAATGCCTATGGCTCGCGCGATGCCGCGCTGGCGCAGGAAGTGATCCGCCGCGATGAGAAGCTGGACCAGTTCTACAACACGCTGTTCCGCTCGCTGCTGACCCACATGATGGAGAACCCGGCGACGATCTCCAGCGCCGCGCAGCTTCTCTTCATCGCCCGCAACCTCGAACGCATCGGCGATCACGCCACCAATGTCGCCGAAATGGTCTACTATGCCGCGACCGGCGAATACCACGCCGAGCGCGACAGCCAGACCGACGATACAAGGGACCTGCCGTGA
- the pstB gene encoding phosphate ABC transporter ATP-binding protein PstB: protein MTKAKLTARNVDVFYGPKKAINNVSIEIDNGLVTAFIGPSGCGKSTFLRSLNRMNDTIADARVTGEILLDGEDIYAASMDPVALRARVGMVFQKPNPFPKSIYENIAYGPRIHGLAPSRADLDGIIESSLTKAGLWDEVKDRLQEPGTALSGGQQQRLCIARAIAVSPEVILMDEPCSALDPIATARIEELIDELKDTYAIVIVTHSMQQAARVSQRTAFFHLGNLVEYGDTSQIFTTPREEKTKDYITGRYG, encoded by the coding sequence ATGACAAAAGCCAAACTCACCGCCCGTAACGTCGACGTGTTCTACGGCCCCAAAAAGGCCATCAACAACGTCTCTATCGAGATCGACAACGGCCTCGTCACCGCTTTCATCGGCCCCTCGGGCTGCGGCAAGTCGACGTTCCTGCGTTCGCTGAACCGCATGAACGACACGATCGCGGATGCCCGCGTCACCGGCGAGATCCTGCTGGACGGCGAGGACATCTACGCCGCCTCGATGGACCCGGTGGCCCTGCGCGCCCGCGTCGGCATGGTGTTCCAGAAGCCGAACCCGTTCCCCAAGTCGATCTACGAGAACATCGCCTATGGCCCGCGCATCCACGGCCTGGCGCCGTCCAGGGCGGACCTCGACGGGATCATCGAAAGCTCGCTGACCAAGGCGGGCCTGTGGGACGAGGTGAAGGACCGCCTGCAGGAGCCCGGCACCGCGCTGTCGGGCGGCCAGCAGCAGCGCCTGTGCATCGCCCGCGCCATTGCCGTCAGCCCGGAAGTGATCCTGATGGACGAACCGTGCTCCGCGCTCGACCCGATCGCCACCGCGCGCATCGAGGAACTGATCGACGAGTTGAAGGACACTTACGCCATCGTCATCGTCACGCACTCGATGCAGCAGGCCGCGCGCGTTTCGCAGCGCACGGCGTTCTTCCACCTCGGCAACCTGGTGGAATATGGCGACACCAGCCAGATCTTCACTACCCCGCGCGAGGAAAAGACCAAGGACTATATCACCGGCCGCTACGGCTGA
- the pstA gene encoding phosphate ABC transporter permease PstA, translating into MSNASLSDARGGTAGGAVPHGTHGNARWQTPEALRRISRRNASERRFKLIGLGAIVLSLAFLALLLVIMLKNGLGGLDWNFLSGSDSTDPDVAGVWGAAKGSLLTMLVTLLLSFPMGVLAAIYLEEFAPRARWIEWVEVSINNLAAVPSIIFGLLGLAVFINTLGMPRSSPLVGGLTLALMTMPVIVISGRNAIKAVPPSIRDAALAIGASKMQTVFHHVLPLALPGILTGTIIGMARALGETAPLLMIGMRAFVVTPPGGITDPSSVLPMQIFLWSDEIDAGFVQNTSAAIIVLLVFLLAMNGLAIYLRNKFEVRW; encoded by the coding sequence ATGAGTAACGCATCTCTCAGTGACGCGCGCGGGGGCACCGCCGGGGGCGCCGTCCCCCACGGCACCCACGGCAATGCACGCTGGCAAACGCCCGAGGCATTGCGCCGGATTTCCCGCCGCAATGCCTCCGAGCGCCGCTTCAAGCTGATCGGTCTTGGCGCGATCGTCCTCAGCCTCGCCTTCCTGGCGCTGCTGCTGGTCATCATGCTGAAGAACGGCCTCGGCGGGCTGGACTGGAACTTCCTCTCCGGCTCCGATTCAACCGATCCCGACGTCGCCGGCGTCTGGGGGGCAGCCAAGGGTTCGCTGCTGACGATGCTCGTCACCCTGCTGCTCTCGTTCCCGATGGGCGTGCTGGCGGCGATCTACCTCGAGGAATTCGCTCCCCGCGCGCGCTGGATCGAATGGGTCGAAGTCTCGATCAACAACCTCGCGGCGGTGCCCTCGATCATCTTCGGCCTGCTGGGCCTTGCGGTGTTCATCAATACGCTGGGCATGCCGCGCTCCTCGCCGCTGGTCGGCGGCCTCACGCTGGCGCTGATGACGATGCCGGTCATCGTCATCTCGGGCCGCAACGCGATCAAGGCGGTGCCGCCCTCGATCCGCGACGCCGCGCTGGCGATCGGGGCGAGCAAGATGCAGACGGTGTTCCACCACGTCCTGCCGCTTGCGCTGCCCGGCATCCTCACCGGCACCATCATCGGCATGGCCCGCGCGCTGGGTGAAACCGCGCCGCTGCTGATGATCGGCATGCGCGCCTTCGTCGTCACCCCGCCGGGCGGGATCACCGATCCCTCCAGCGTGCTGCCGATGCAGATCTTCCTGTGGTCTGACGAGATCGACGCCGGTTTCGTCCAGAACACTTCCGCTGCGATCATCGTCCTGCTGGTCTTCCTGCTGGCGATGAACGGCCTCGCGATTTACCTTCGAAACAAGTTCGAAGTGCGTTGGTAG
- the pstC gene encoding phosphate ABC transporter permease subunit PstC produces the protein MILTGVLLAVLGLGLVGWFAARGRARLLHTGRGSMHSMPGYHAWHVALWIVIPALVAWGAWQAIMPGLVDGAVMADPAAQQLPADAMSRAAILAEAKTIADNPDAVAFNPLSNSLSVPVREAHGRFGLIGGLLVAIVALAGGGWAFTRIRAGYPARTRVERGVLGLLLIASLMAVLTTFGIVASLVFEAGMFFKDVSPIAFLTGTHWSPGNARPDNLADSFGAVPLFWGTIYIGAIIAMIVAIPLGLMSAVYLTQYASGTIRKWLKPMLEILAGIPTVVYGYFAALTVAPIFRDFAGSLGMSNPSTESALAAGVVMGVMIIPFVSSMADDALAAVPRAMSDGSLALGATKSETIKKVLLPAALPGIVAGVMLAISRAIGETMIVVMAAGAAANLSANPFASMTTVTYQIVQMLTGDQEFNSPKTLSAFALGLVLFIVTLILNIIALRVVKRFREAYE, from the coding sequence ATGATTCTCACCGGAGTTCTCCTGGCCGTCCTCGGCCTCGGTCTCGTCGGCTGGTTTGCCGCACGGGGCCGGGCCCGGCTGCTCCATACCGGCCGGGGCTCGATGCATTCGATGCCCGGCTATCACGCATGGCACGTCGCCCTGTGGATCGTCATCCCGGCGCTGGTCGCCTGGGGGGCGTGGCAGGCGATCATGCCTGGCCTCGTGGACGGGGCGGTCATGGCCGACCCCGCCGCGCAGCAGCTTCCCGCCGATGCGATGAGCCGCGCGGCGATCCTTGCCGAAGCGAAGACCATCGCCGACAATCCCGATGCGGTGGCGTTCAATCCGCTGTCCAACAGCCTGTCCGTCCCGGTCCGCGAGGCGCATGGCCGCTTCGGGCTGATCGGCGGGCTGCTGGTGGCGATCGTCGCGCTGGCCGGCGGCGGCTGGGCCTTCACCCGCATCCGGGCCGGCTATCCCGCGCGCACCCGCGTGGAACGCGGCGTGCTGGGACTGCTGCTGATCGCCTCGCTGATGGCGGTGCTGACCACGTTCGGCATCGTCGCCTCGCTGGTGTTCGAGGCCGGGATGTTCTTCAAGGACGTTTCGCCGATCGCGTTCCTCACCGGCACGCACTGGTCGCCCGGCAATGCACGGCCGGACAACCTGGCCGACAGCTTCGGCGCGGTGCCGCTGTTCTGGGGCACGATCTACATAGGCGCGATCATCGCCATGATCGTGGCCATCCCATTGGGCCTGATGAGCGCGGTCTACCTCACGCAATATGCCTCGGGCACGATCCGCAAGTGGCTGAAGCCCATGCTGGAGATCCTCGCGGGCATTCCCACGGTGGTCTACGGCTACTTCGCCGCGCTGACGGTGGCGCCGATCTTCCGCGACTTTGCAGGTTCGCTCGGCATGTCCAACCCGTCTACCGAGAGCGCGCTGGCTGCCGGCGTCGTCATGGGCGTGATGATCATTCCCTTCGTCTCCTCGATGGCGGACGATGCTCTGGCTGCCGTGCCCCGCGCGATGAGCGACGGTTCGCTGGCGCTGGGCGCCACCAAGTCGGAAACGATCAAGAAAGTGCTGCTGCCCGCCGCGCTCCCCGGCATCGTCGCCGGCGTGATGCTGGCGATCAGCCGCGCCATCGGCGAGACCATGATCGTCGTCATGGCCGCGGGCGCTGCCGCGAACCTTTCGGCCAATCCCTTCGCCTCGATGACCACGGTCACCTACCAGATCGTGCAGATGCTGACCGGCGACCAGGAATTCAACAGCCCCAAGACCCTGTCCGCCTTCGCGCTGGGCCTGGTGCTGTTCATCGTCACGCTCATCCTCAACATCATCGCGCTGCGCGTGGTGAAGCGCTTCCGGGAAGCTTATGAGTAA
- a CDS encoding substrate-binding domain-containing protein — MRPTKTIIVAAVSVLALSACGGSGGSTAGSRNFVRAVGSSTVAPFANVIAEQYAKTGAQSPVVESTGTGAGMKLFCAGVGAQHPDVEDASRRIKKSEFEECRKNGVTEIVEIQVGLDGIAFAEGKNGPGMKLTPTDVYKALAANPYGKPNTARTWKDVNPSLPNEPILVYGPPSTSGTRDALKELILEAGCKTDAVTAALKETAKDKYEAICHDIREDGPYVDAGENDNLIVQKISQNPKAIGIFGFSFLEENTGTIKGITMSGIEPTYATISDFTYPGARPLYIYVKKQHLGPIKDLQGYVAEWAKSWGPDGSLKAKGMVIAPEDVRRKSAEIAAKMTVLDPAELK; from the coding sequence ATGCGTCCGACCAAGACAATCATTGTTGCCGCCGTTTCCGTGCTGGCCCTGAGCGCCTGTGGCGGTTCGGGCGGCTCCACCGCGGGTTCGCGCAATTTCGTGCGAGCCGTGGGCTCCTCCACCGTGGCGCCTTTCGCCAACGTCATTGCCGAACAGTATGCGAAGACCGGCGCGCAGTCCCCGGTGGTCGAATCGACCGGCACCGGCGCCGGCATGAAACTGTTCTGCGCGGGCGTCGGCGCCCAGCACCCCGACGTCGAGGATGCCTCGCGCCGCATCAAGAAGTCGGAATTCGAGGAATGCCGCAAGAACGGCGTGACCGAGATCGTCGAGATCCAGGTCGGCCTTGACGGCATCGCCTTCGCCGAGGGCAAGAACGGCCCCGGCATGAAGCTGACCCCGACCGACGTCTACAAGGCGCTGGCCGCCAATCCCTATGGCAAGCCGAACACCGCCAGGACCTGGAAGGACGTGAACCCGTCGCTCCCGAACGAGCCGATCCTGGTCTATGGCCCGCCTTCGACTTCGGGCACGCGCGATGCTCTCAAGGAACTGATCCTCGAAGCAGGCTGCAAGACCGATGCCGTGACCGCCGCGCTCAAGGAAACCGCCAAGGACAAGTACGAGGCGATCTGCCACGACATCCGCGAGGACGGCCCTTATGTGGACGCCGGCGAGAACGACAACCTGATCGTCCAGAAGATCTCGCAGAACCCCAAGGCCATCGGCATCTTCGGCTTCTCGTTCCTCGAGGAAAACACCGGCACCATCAAGGGCATCACCATGTCCGGGATCGAGCCGACCTACGCCACCATTTCCGACTTCACCTATCCCGGCGCCCGCCCGCTCTACATCTACGTGAAGAAGCAGCACCTCGGCCCGATCAAGGACCTCCAGGGCTACGTGGCCGAATGGGCCAAGTCGTGGGGCCCCGACGGTTCGCTCAAGGCCAAGGGCATGGTGATCGCGCCTGAGGACGTGCGCCGCAAGAGCGCCGAGATCGCCGCCAAGATGACCGTGCTCGACCCGGCCGAACTGAAGTAA
- a CDS encoding OprO/OprP family phosphate-selective porin, protein MPDMRLVMACATAVAIVLSAPGAHAQAISAEEAEVLRAQIRTMKAQMEAMEARLNAASPAAATAQASPAAAAAQGTAAQSAAPAAAPAGTPAIAAGTAAPATRAGDKDATSIDWKGSPQFAQGDRAFKVKGRIQADANYVSAPSSLDDKGLGFNNEMRRIRLGAEGALGAGFDYKLELELSDNAVDLVDTYVGYHTGPWQIRLGNQNSFQSLDELTGDTSGSVMERAAFTDAFNFERRLGLAFQYGKGPWLAQAGVFTDDISALANDSDGENGGDENNSYGLDGRLVFAPKIGDLQLHFGGSAHWRRLGRLAESDTRYRQRPFVHSTNTRLIGTPAMNVSEEDHYGVEFAAIRGRWHAAAEYHALTANRVDASTVTFQGAYAETGLFLTKGDHRGYKEGIFRVEKPAHPVGEGGIGSVLFTLRYDWLDLNDRDIRGGTQNGYIAALVWEPIQNLRFNVNYALMDYTGAKALPSGKTDYDAQVIGTRFELDF, encoded by the coding sequence ATGCCTGATATGCGCCTCGTCATGGCCTGCGCGACCGCCGTCGCCATTGTTCTGTCCGCCCCCGGCGCCCATGCGCAGGCGATCTCGGCTGAGGAAGCGGAAGTTCTCCGCGCGCAGATCCGCACGATGAAGGCCCAGATGGAGGCGATGGAAGCGCGGCTCAACGCGGCCTCTCCCGCCGCAGCGACGGCACAAGCCTCCCCCGCCGCAGCCGCGGCACAGGGCACCGCCGCCCAGAGCGCCGCTCCTGCCGCCGCGCCGGCCGGCACGCCTGCCATTGCCGCCGGCACCGCCGCTCCCGCCACCCGCGCCGGCGACAAGGACGCCACCAGCATCGACTGGAAGGGCAGCCCGCAGTTCGCGCAGGGCGACCGCGCATTCAAGGTCAAGGGCCGCATCCAGGCCGACGCCAACTATGTCAGCGCGCCCAGCAGCCTCGACGACAAGGGCCTTGGCTTCAACAACGAGATGCGCCGCATCCGACTCGGCGCCGAAGGCGCGCTGGGCGCCGGTTTCGACTACAAGCTGGAACTGGAACTGTCCGACAACGCGGTCGATCTGGTGGATACCTATGTGGGCTATCACACCGGCCCGTGGCAGATCCGGCTCGGCAACCAGAACTCCTTCCAGTCGCTGGACGAACTGACCGGCGACACCTCTGGCAGCGTGATGGAACGCGCCGCCTTCACCGACGCCTTCAACTTCGAACGCCGCCTCGGTCTCGCCTTCCAGTACGGCAAGGGGCCGTGGCTGGCGCAGGCGGGCGTGTTCACCGACGACATTTCCGCGCTCGCCAACGACAGCGACGGCGAGAACGGCGGCGACGAGAACAACAGCTACGGCCTCGACGGCCGCCTCGTCTTCGCGCCGAAGATCGGCGATCTCCAGCTCCACTTCGGCGGCTCGGCCCACTGGCGCCGCCTCGGCCGCCTTGCCGAAAGCGACACCCGCTACCGCCAGCGCCCCTTCGTCCATTCGACCAACACGCGCCTGATCGGCACCCCGGCGATGAACGTCTCGGAGGAGGATCACTACGGCGTGGAATTCGCCGCCATTCGTGGCCGCTGGCACGCCGCCGCCGAATATCACGCGCTCACCGCCAACCGCGTCGACGCCTCCACCGTCACCTTCCAGGGCGCCTATGCCGAGACCGGCCTGTTCCTGACCAAGGGCGATCATCGCGGCTACAAGGAAGGCATCTTCCGCGTCGAGAAGCCTGCCCACCCGGTGGGCGAAGGCGGCATCGGCTCGGTCCTGTTCACGCTGCGCTACGACTGGCTCGACCTCAACGACCGTGACATTCGCGGCGGCACCCAGAACGGCTACATCGCCGCGCTGGTGTGGGAGCCGATCCAGAACCTGCGCTTCAACGTGAACTATGCGCTGATGGATTATACCGGCGCCAAGGCCCTGCCCTCCGGCAAGACCGACTACGACGCGCAGGTCATCGGCACCCGGTTCGAACTGGATTTCTGA
- a CDS encoding sensor histidine kinase, with amino-acid sequence MAGEGVHLLEHLQTPAMMVSRGQVRFANSAARALLGAHIVGQDVRIAIREPRAVAAILSDEGGTARVSGLSTGGSVWEVDCRVVSATDRLVSLYDLSERVSVAKSHADFVANASHELRTPLANVLGYVETLHNPKAGGDEGVRKRFLDTIRHEAQRMEALISDLMSLSRIEAVKHEVPSERVEMVSLANEIAGEARGDAQIAVQSNCEQAVVAGDRGQLAQVLRNLIDNSLKYGKSGGPVDVSLEATATGWVLVTVRDHGEGIAPEHLPRVTERFYRADTSRSRAVGGTGLGLSIVKHIVERHRGRFDIDSRPGQGTTASLMLPLRKEAAAG; translated from the coding sequence ATGGCCGGTGAGGGCGTACACCTCCTCGAACACCTCCAGACACCCGCGATGATGGTTTCGCGGGGCCAGGTCCGTTTCGCCAACAGCGCTGCGCGTGCCCTGCTGGGCGCGCATATCGTGGGGCAGGACGTCCGCATCGCCATCCGCGAGCCGCGCGCCGTGGCGGCGATCCTCAGCGATGAGGGCGGCACCGCCCGCGTCAGCGGGCTGTCCACCGGCGGCAGCGTCTGGGAAGTCGATTGCCGGGTGGTCTCGGCGACGGACCGGCTGGTCAGCCTCTACGATCTTTCCGAACGGGTCAGCGTGGCCAAGTCCCATGCCGATTTCGTCGCCAATGCCAGCCACGAACTGCGCACGCCGCTGGCCAACGTGCTGGGCTATGTCGAAACCCTGCACAACCCCAAGGCGGGCGGCGACGAAGGCGTGCGCAAGCGCTTCCTCGACACGATTCGCCACGAGGCCCAGCGCATGGAGGCGCTGATCTCGGACCTCATGTCGCTTTCGCGGATCGAGGCGGTGAAGCACGAGGTGCCCTCCGAGCGGGTGGAGATGGTGTCGCTCGCCAACGAGATCGCCGGTGAGGCGCGCGGCGACGCGCAGATCGCGGTGCAGTCCAACTGCGAGCAGGCGGTGGTCGCCGGCGATCGCGGCCAGCTTGCGCAGGTCCTGCGCAATCTCATCGACAATTCGCTGAAGTACGGCAAGTCGGGCGGGCCGGTGGACGTGAGCCTGGAGGCGACCGCGACCGGCTGGGTGCTGGTGACCGTGCGCGATCACGGCGAGGGTATCGCGCCGGAGCATCTTCCCCGCGTGACCGAGCGCTTCTACCGCGCCGACACCAGCCGCAGCCGTGCCGTGGGCGGCACCGGGCTGGGCCTGTCGATCGTCAAGCACATCGTCGAGCGCCACCGGGGCCGCTTCGATATCGACAGCCGTCCGGGGCAGGGGACTACCGCCTCGCTGATGCTGCCGCTGCGCAAGGAAGCGGCGGCGGGTTAG
- the zwf gene encoding glucose-6-phosphate dehydrogenase: protein MLLPSLCALDAEGLLDPKVEIIGTARSDHDDAEFRNFARASLEQFLPADRRGGMARFLNRLSYQTLDANQMEGFNALAAKVGQPQDGLSIFLSTAPSLFEPTIRGLQASGLAGDNVRIGLEKPLGIDLASSKVINDAVARAFPEDRIFRIDHYLGKETVQNLLALRFANLMFEPLWNAAHIDHVQITVAETVGLESRVAYYDDSGALRDMVQNHMLQLLALVAMEPPVSYDATSVRDEKVKILRSLRKVAANETVTGQYRAGAIGGQAVPGYDDELGKDSNTETFVAIKAHIDNWRWQGVPFYLRTGKRLPKRTTEIVVQFRDVPHSIFHGRGARTVPNRLVIGIQPSENITLSLMAKVPGLDRNGFGLRSIPLAITMPDAFAGPQRRIAYERLLLDLIEGEQTLFVRRDEVEAQWDWIDAIRAEWEEQAQEPKTYTAGSWGPSAAIALAERDGVTWHE, encoded by the coding sequence ATGCTCCTTCCCTCGCTCTGCGCCCTCGATGCCGAAGGCCTGCTCGACCCCAAGGTCGAGATCATCGGCACGGCCCGTTCCGACCATGACGACGCCGAGTTCCGCAATTTCGCGCGGGCCTCGCTCGAACAGTTCCTGCCCGCCGACCGGCGCGGCGGCATGGCGCGGTTCCTCAACCGCCTGTCGTACCAGACGCTCGACGCCAACCAGATGGAAGGCTTCAATGCACTGGCGGCCAAGGTCGGACAGCCGCAGGACGGTCTCTCGATCTTCCTGTCCACCGCGCCCAGCCTGTTCGAGCCGACCATTCGCGGCCTGCAGGCCAGCGGCCTTGCCGGGGACAATGTGCGCATCGGGCTGGAAAAGCCGCTCGGCATCGATCTTGCCTCCAGCAAGGTCATCAACGACGCTGTGGCCCGCGCCTTCCCGGAAGACCGCATCTTCCGCATCGACCACTATCTGGGCAAGGAAACCGTCCAGAACCTGCTGGCGCTGCGCTTCGCCAACCTGATGTTCGAACCGCTGTGGAACGCGGCGCATATCGATCATGTGCAGATCACCGTGGCCGAAACCGTGGGCCTCGAATCGCGCGTGGCTTATTACGACGATTCGGGCGCGCTGCGGGACATGGTGCAGAACCACATGCTCCAGCTGCTCGCGCTCGTCGCCATGGAGCCGCCGGTCAGCTATGACGCCACCAGCGTGCGGGACGAAAAGGTGAAGATCCTGCGCTCCTTGCGCAAGGTCGCCGCCAACGAAACCGTCACCGGCCAGTACCGCGCCGGCGCCATCGGCGGCCAGGCCGTGCCCGGTTACGACGACGAACTGGGCAAGGATTCGAACACCGAGACTTTCGTCGCGATCAAGGCGCATATCGACAACTGGCGCTGGCAGGGCGTGCCCTTCTATCTGCGCACCGGCAAGCGCCTGCCCAAGCGCACGACCGAGATCGTCGTCCAGTTCCGCGACGTGCCGCACTCGATCTTCCATGGCAGGGGCGCCCGCACGGTGCCCAACCGCCTCGTCATCGGCATCCAGCCGAGCGAGAACATCACGCTTTCGCTCATGGCCAAGGTGCCGGGCCTCGATCGCAACGGCTTCGGCCTGCGCTCGATCCCGCTCGCCATCACCATGCCCGACGCATTCGCCGGCCCGCAGCGCCGCATCGCTTACGAGCGCCTGCTGCTGGACCTGATCGAGGGTGAGCAGACGCTGTTCGTCCGCCGGGACGAAGTGGAAGCCCAGTGGGACTGGATCGACGCCATCCGCGCCGAGTGGGAGGAACAGGCCCAGGAGCCCAAGACCTACACTGCCGGAAGCTGGGGCCCCTCCGCCGCCATCGCCCTCGCCGAGCGCGACGGCGTCACGTGGCATGAGTGA
- the edd gene encoding phosphogluconate dehydratase produces MSNLSPVVARVTDRIIERSKPSRERYLAMIEREAGRHSDRSFLSCSNLAHGFAASGEDKPAIATGKAINVGIVTAYNDMLSAHQPYGRYPEQMKLYAREVGATAQVAGGVPAMCDGVTQGFDGMELSLFSRDTIALSTAVSLSHAMYDGMTLLGICDKIVPGLVMGALRFGHLPAVFIPSGPMPSGISNKEKQKVRQLYAEGKVGREELLASESASYHSAGTCTFYGTANSNQMMMEMMGLHMPGAAFVPPGTSLRQAVTRAAVHRVTEMTRKGDDFRPMGHVVDEKAIVNAIVGLLATGGSTNHAIHLPAMARCAGIHIDWQDFDELSGAVPLITRVYPNGSGDVNHFHAAGGMGWVVRELLDAGLAHEDILTVSSGGMRAYATEPTLDDGELKWKPAPAVSGDDAMLSTVAKPFLPDGGMRLVSGNVGRATFKTSAVDQERWTIEAPCRVFETQEAVINAFKAGELDRDVVVVVRHQGPRANGMPELHKLTPPLGVLQDRGFKVALVTDGRMSGASGKVPAAIHVTPEALADGPIAYLQDGDIVRLSAEDGTLSTTADLSGRSPAPLPAPAEGMGRELFAMFRMNAGGAEQGGSSMLEVAGL; encoded by the coding sequence ATGAGCAATCTCAGCCCGGTGGTCGCCCGCGTGACTGATCGCATTATCGAGCGGTCGAAGCCCAGCCGCGAACGCTATCTCGCCATGATCGAACGCGAAGCCGGCCGTCATTCGGACCGTTCGTTCCTTTCGTGCTCCAACCTCGCGCATGGTTTTGCGGCCAGCGGCGAAGACAAGCCCGCCATCGCCACCGGCAAGGCGATCAACGTCGGCATCGTCACCGCTTACAACGACATGCTCTCGGCCCATCAGCCCTATGGCCGCTATCCCGAGCAGATGAAGCTCTACGCCCGCGAAGTAGGCGCTACGGCACAGGTCGCAGGCGGCGTGCCCGCCATGTGCGACGGCGTGACCCAGGGCTTCGACGGCATGGAACTCTCGCTGTTCAGCCGCGACACCATCGCCCTCTCCACCGCCGTCTCGCTGAGCCATGCGATGTATGACGGCATGACCCTCCTGGGCATCTGCGACAAGATCGTGCCGGGCCTGGTCATGGGCGCGCTGCGCTTCGGCCATCTTCCGGCGGTGTTCATCCCCTCCGGCCCGATGCCCAGCGGCATCTCCAACAAGGAGAAGCAGAAGGTCCGCCAGCTCTATGCAGAGGGCAAGGTCGGCCGTGAGGAACTGCTGGCCAGCGAAAGCGCCTCCTATCACTCGGCGGGCACCTGCACGTTCTACGGCACCGCCAACTCCAACCAGATGATGATGGAGATGATGGGTCTGCACATGCCCGGCGCCGCCTTCGTGCCGCCCGGCACCTCGCTGCGTCAGGCCGTGACCCGCGCCGCCGTCCACCGCGTGACCGAGATGACCCGCAAGGGCGACGATTTCCGCCCGATGGGCCACGTCGTGGACGAGAAGGCGATCGTCAACGCCATCGTCGGACTGCTCGCCACCGGCGGATCGACCAACCACGCGATCCACCTGCCCGCCATGGCCCGCTGCGCCGGCATCCACATCGACTGGCAGGACTTCGACGAACTGTCAGGCGCGGTGCCGCTCATCACCCGCGTCTATCCCAACGGTTCGGGCGACGTGAACCACTTCCACGCCGCCGGCGGCATGGGCTGGGTGGTGCGCGAGCTGCTCGATGCAGGGCTGGCCCATGAGGACATCCTCACCGTCTCCAGCGGCGGCATGCGCGCCTATGCCACTGAGCCCACGCTCGACGATGGCGAACTCAAGTGGAAGCCCGCGCCTGCCGTCAGCGGCGATGACGCCATGCTGAGCACGGTGGCCAAGCCCTTCCTGCCCGACGGCGGCATGCGCCTCGTTTCCGGCAACGTGGGCCGCGCCACCTTCAAGACCAGCGCGGTCGATCAGGAGCGCTGGACCATCGAGGCGCCGTGCCGCGTGTTCGAGACGCAGGAAGCCGTCATCAACGCCTTCAAGGCGGGTGAGTTGGACCGCGACGTGGTGGTGGTCGTGCGCCATCAGGGCCCGCGCGCCAACGGCATGCCCGAACTGCACAAGCTGACCCCGCCGCTCGGCGTGCTGCAGGATCGCGGCTTCAAGGTGGCGTTGGTCACTGACGGGCGCATGTCGGGCGCTTCGGGCAAGGTTCCCGCCGCGATCCACGTCACCCCGGAAGCGCTGGCCGACGGCCCGATCGCCTATCTGCAGGACGGCGATATCGTGCGCCTCTCGGCGGAAGACGGCACGCTTTCCACCACGGCGGACCTTTCCGGTCGCTCGCCCGCCCCGCTGCCCGCGCCTGCCGAAGGCATGGGCCGCGAACTCTTCGCGATGTTCCGCATGAATGCGGGCGGCGCCGAACAGGGCGGCTCCTCGATGCTGGAGGTCGCGGGACTGTGA